The Homo sapiens chromosome 12 genomic scaffold, GRCh38.p14 alternate locus group ALT_REF_LOCI_1 HSCHR12_1_CTG2_1 genome contains a region encoding:
- the ATP23 gene encoding mitochondrial inner membrane protease ATP23 homolog isoform X1: protein MFYGIISIEFELEWILCTTSLFYSAVNKDRHFSCEDCNGNVSGGFDASTSQIVLCQNNIHNQAHMNRVVTHELIHAFDHCRAHVDWFTNIRHLACSEVRAANLSGDCSLVNEIFRLHFGLKQHHQTCVRDRATLSILAVRNISKEVAKKAVDEVFESCFNDHEPFGRIPHNKTYARYAHRDFENRDRYYSNI from the exons ATGTTTTATGGAATCATATCTATAGAATTTGAACTAGAATGGATTTTGTGTACAACCtccttattttacag tGCTGTTAACAAAGATAGACACTTTTCTTGCGAAGACTGTAATGGAAATGTCAGTGGAGGTTTTGATGCTTCAACATCTCAG ATAGTTTTGTGCCAGAATAATATCCATAATCAGGCCCATATGAACAGAGTGGTCACACACGAGCTTATTCATGCATTTGATCATTGTCGTGCCCATGTCGACTGGTTCACCAACATCAGACATTTGGCGTGCTCAGAG GTTCGAGCTGCTAACCTTAGTGGAGACTGCTCACTTGTCAATGAAATATTCAGGTTACATTTTGGATTAAAACAACACCACCAG acTTGTGTGCGAGACAGAGCCACTCTTTCTATCCTGGCTGTTAGGAATATCAGCAAAGAAGTAGCTAAAAAGGCTGTTGATGAAGTTTTTGAATCTTGTTTCAATGACCATGAACCTTTTGGAAGGATCCCACATAACAAGACTTATGCAAGATATGCTCACAGAGACTTTGAAAACCGTGATCGGTATTATTCAAATATATGA
- the ATP23 gene encoding mitochondrial inner membrane protease ATP23 homolog isoform X2 produces the protein MKHSGCAVNKDRHFSCEDCNGNVSGGFDASTSQIVLCQNNIHNQAHMNRVVTHELIHAFDHCRAHVDWFTNIRHLACSEVRAANLSGDCSLVNEIFRLHFGLKQHHQTCVRDRATLSILAVRNISKEVAKKAVDEVFESCFNDHEPFGRIPHNKTYARYAHRDFENRDRYYSNI, from the exons tGCTGTTAACAAAGATAGACACTTTTCTTGCGAAGACTGTAATGGAAATGTCAGTGGAGGTTTTGATGCTTCAACATCTCAG ATAGTTTTGTGCCAGAATAATATCCATAATCAGGCCCATATGAACAGAGTGGTCACACACGAGCTTATTCATGCATTTGATCATTGTCGTGCCCATGTCGACTGGTTCACCAACATCAGACATTTGGCGTGCTCAGAG GTTCGAGCTGCTAACCTTAGTGGAGACTGCTCACTTGTCAATGAAATATTCAGGTTACATTTTGGATTAAAACAACACCACCAG acTTGTGTGCGAGACAGAGCCACTCTTTCTATCCTGGCTGTTAGGAATATCAGCAAAGAAGTAGCTAAAAAGGCTGTTGATGAAGTTTTTGAATCTTGTTTCAATGACCATGAACCTTTTGGAAGGATCCCACATAACAAGACTTATGCAAGATATGCTCACAGAGACTTTGAAAACCGTGATCGGTATTATTCAAATATATGA
- the ATP23 gene encoding mitochondrial inner membrane protease ATP23 homolog isoform c (isoform c is encoded by transcript variant 3) encodes MNRVVTHELIHAFDHCRAHVDWFTNIRHLACSEVRAANLSGDCSLVNEIFRLHFGLKQHHQTCVRDRATLSILAVRNISKEVAKKAVDEVFESCFNDHEPFGRIPHNKTYARYAHRDFENRDRYYSNI; translated from the exons ATGAACAGAGTGGTCACACACGAGCTTATTCATGCATTTGATCATTGTCGTGCCCATGTCGACTGGTTCACCAACATCAGACATTTGGCGTGCTCAGAG GTTCGAGCTGCTAACCTTAGTGGAGACTGCTCACTTGTCAATGAAATATTCAGGTTACATTTTGGATTAAAACAACACCACCAG acTTGTGTGCGAGACAGAGCCACTCTTTCTATCCTGGCTGTTAGGAATATCAGCAAAGAAGTAGCTAAAAAGGCTGTTGATGAAGTTTTTGAATCTTGTTTCAATGACCATGAACCTTTTGGAAGGATCCCACATAACAAGACTTATGCAAGATATGCTCACAGAGACTTTGAAAACCGTGATCGGTATTATTCAAATATATGA